Part of the Nitrosopumilus piranensis genome is shown below.
TATGATTCGCGTGATGATTCTGGAAATGAGAATATTTTCAGCTTGCTAGATTCAAAACCATCCACATCTTATTACATTACTGCTCAACTTAGTAAAGAAAAAGTCTTACTTCCAACAGATGGTTCTTCTACAGAAATAGTTTTGACAGGAAGTATTGAACATCATAAGCGGGGAGTGCCATTATCCATAGAACTGACAAATCCTGATGGGACAAAACAAAACTTTGGCGCAACACTTACTAGCAGTGGAAAATATCGTTCCATTTTTACTGTAAATGATGATGCTTTGCCTGGAATGTATTTTGTTAATCTTTCTTATGATGGAAAAAATATTGATATCCTCTCATTTCATGTAATTTCTGAAACTGTTCCTGATTGGATTAAAAACAATGCCCGTTGGTGGTCTTCTAATAGTATTTCTGATGATGAGTTTATTGGCGGACTAGAACATCTGATTGAAACTGGGATAATTTCCGTTGAATCTTCTCAAAAAATTACCCTGGAACAAGAAATTCCTGATTGGATTAAAAACAATGCCCGTTGGTGGGCCAATGATGAAATTTCTGAAGAGGATTTTATAAAATCGATTCAATACTTGGTCAAAAAAGGTATAATTCGAATATAATCTGGTCAATTTTTCTTTCATTGAATACATAAATACTGACAACCCATGAATCAAAATGAAAATGAGACTAGCAAGTATCCTAGCGTTTGCATTATTGTCAATTTCAATTCTATCTTATAGTATAAGTGGTTCTGCCTTTGCAGCAAATTCATTCATTGAGGCCTCTACAGACCTAGAAATTATTGGAAATGGTGGCACAGTCAAACTATCTGGAACTATTGCAGATTATGATGCTACAGCAGGACATGGACTCACATTTGTGATTACATCTCCCGATAACAATATTGTGGGCATAGGTCAAATTTCTGTAAATTCTGATGGTTCATTTGAAAAAAGTATAGTTGCTGGTGGTCCTCTATGGAAACTAGCTGGAGAATATACTGTTGATTTTAATTTTGGCCCAACTAAGGGTGATGTGACGATAAATTATGTTGGTGGAGAGCAAGTAATTAGTGCACCAGAACCCGAACCAACACCTCAGCCTGAACCCGAACCTGAACCTGAACCTGAACCCGAACCAGAGCCAGAACCTGAACCCGAACCAGAGCCAGAACCTGAACCCGAACCAGAACCTGAGATAAATTGTGGAGAAGGAACTGAATTAGTAAATGGAATATGTCAAGTAATCAAAACTCCTGAACCTGAAGATGAAGGTGGTAGTTGCCTAATTGCAACTGCAGCATATGGTACAGAACTAGCACCACAAATTCAATTACTTAGAGAAGTTAGGGATAATACAGTATTGTCCACTACTTCAGGTGCTGCATTTATGACTGGATTTAATACTTTATACTATTCCTTTGCACCAACTGTTGCAGATTGGGAAAGAGAAAACCCAATGTTCCAAGAAGCAGTTAGGGCATTCATCACACCAATGATTTCAACATTGTCAATTATGACTTTAGCTGAAGATGGTTCAGAAGTTGAGGTCTTGGGATTGGGAATTTCTGTAATTGCACTAAACTTGGCAATGTACATTGCAGCACCGGCATTGATCGGATTCAAAGTTCACAAATCTCTCAAATCAAGAAAATAATTTTAGAATTTCTCTAGGTTATTATACTGAAACACATTATCT
Proteins encoded:
- a CDS encoding CFI-box-CTERM domain-containing protein, with protein sequence MKMRLASILAFALLSISILSYSISGSAFAANSFIEASTDLEIIGNGGTVKLSGTIADYDATAGHGLTFVITSPDNNIVGIGQISVNSDGSFEKSIVAGGPLWKLAGEYTVDFNFGPTKGDVTINYVGGEQVISAPEPEPTPQPEPEPEPEPEPEPEPEPEPEPEPEPEPEPEPEINCGEGTELVNGICQVIKTPEPEDEGGSCLIATAAYGTELAPQIQLLREVRDNTVLSTTSGAAFMTGFNTLYYSFAPTVADWERENPMFQEAVRAFITPMISTLSIMTLAEDGSEVEVLGLGISVIALNLAMYIAAPALIGFKVHKSLKSRK